In a single window of the bacterium genome:
- a CDS encoding UpxY family transcription antiterminator, producing the protein MQTSTLQNLTRHWYALYTRPNFEKRVDRELRRMGLHAYLPLRPVLRQWSDRKKWIESPLFSCYVFVQADAKERLLSLTPEGVVRMLGQHGQPSIIPEYEIATVRKMLANDLDPEPIPHLVPGDVLEITTGPLAGLRGVLRSLQGQQRFIIAFESIGQSLAINIDPRQLRKLTAGQAQWAGQGRAGQSAGHVREWNAR; encoded by the coding sequence ATGCAAACATCGACTCTACAAAACCTGACACGACACTGGTACGCGCTCTATACCCGGCCGAATTTTGAGAAGCGCGTGGACCGTGAACTGCGGCGCATGGGCTTGCACGCGTATCTGCCGCTGCGGCCGGTGTTGCGGCAGTGGAGTGACCGCAAGAAGTGGATCGAGTCGCCGCTGTTCTCCTGCTACGTCTTCGTGCAAGCCGATGCCAAAGAACGGCTGCTCTCGCTCACGCCGGAAGGGGTGGTGCGCATGCTCGGCCAGCACGGCCAGCCCTCGATCATTCCCGAATATGAAATTGCCACGGTGCGCAAGATGCTGGCAAATGATCTCGATCCCGAGCCGATTCCGCATCTCGTGCCAGGCGATGTGCTGGAAATCACCACCGGCCCGCTCGCCGGTTTGCGCGGGGTTTTGCGCTCGCTGCAGGGTCAGCAGCGCTTCATCATCGCCTTCGAGTCCATAGGCCAGTCGCTGGCCATCAACATCGATCCGCGCCAACTGCGCAAGCTCACGGCCGGCCAGGCACAGTGGGCGGGGCAGGGCCGGGCAGGGCAATCCGCCGGACACGTGCGCGAATGGAACGCACGCTGA
- a CDS encoding lasso peptide biosynthesis PqqD family chaperone yields the protein MERTLTASTRVVAAPEQIFSDLGGEIVILNVASGVYHGLDEVGARIWHLLQQPITVAELHATILAEFEVEAEQCRQDILQLLHELLDAGLINLVDAPSA from the coding sequence ATGGAACGCACGCTGACCGCATCCACGCGCGTGGTCGCCGCCCCCGAGCAGATCTTCTCCGATCTCGGTGGCGAGATCGTGATCCTGAACGTGGCCTCCGGCGTCTATCATGGCTTGGATGAGGTCGGCGCCCGCATTTGGCACCTGCTGCAGCAGCCCATCACCGTCGCTGAACTGCACGCCACCATTCTGGCGGAATTTGAGGTCGAAGCTGAGCAGTGCCGCCAGGATATTCTGCAATTGTTGCATGAGTTGCTCGATGCCGGTCTGATCAATCTCGTCGATGCTCCCTCTGCCTAA